From the Thermovirga lienii DSM 17291 genome, one window contains:
- a CDS encoding Integrase catalytic region (PFAM: Integrase core domain~InterPro IPR001584~KEGG: adg:Adeg_0482 integrase catalytic region~PFAM: Integrase catalytic region~SPTR: Integrase catalytic region), translated as MTSLYQRLKESGNPKAPMEVICDLIEKGKTAKEIANIMGITERWVRTLMKRKKDGLSAKELLHKKGPRSPHPKRTKPHIEALVIETQQKTNMGPRRLARELKRTLNLNISSYTIRNILRRNNVKTKKVRSRNGNKRYYANLNHWEALQYFQIDSKHIADAKTLPPKAYAALFKYRLPKYQFTAIDIKTRMRILCFSDECSFANGFSFILYIAFLMRALGIRHRMFFQTDNGSEFGGSEESRKRKILQEKFLEPLGVTLLSIPKGEKEAQGFVERSHRTDDEEFYIPALPHITSRKVFMTSAASWVKYYNQKRSHGGRDMNGKTPKEKIFELSLVSSKAATSIPPILLDKVNTFILKMVGAQNISWDSHHLLQLIKRKQFVAPYIIGCFSLFGFISS; from the coding sequence ATGACTTCATTATACCAGCGACTAAAGGAATCAGGGAATCCCAAAGCCCCTATGGAAGTTATATGCGACTTGATAGAAAAAGGTAAAACAGCCAAAGAAATAGCTAACATCATGGGAATTACTGAAAGATGGGTTAGAACATTGATGAAACGGAAAAAAGATGGCCTATCTGCCAAAGAATTATTGCACAAAAAAGGTCCCAGATCCCCTCATCCAAAAAGAACTAAACCTCACATCGAAGCTTTGGTTATTGAAACTCAACAGAAAACCAACATGGGTCCTAGAAGACTTGCAAGAGAGCTGAAAAGAACCCTCAATCTGAATATATCTTCCTACACCATCAGAAACATCTTACGCAGAAACAACGTTAAAACTAAAAAAGTACGTTCTAGAAACGGAAATAAACGCTACTATGCCAACCTAAACCACTGGGAAGCCCTACAATACTTCCAGATCGATTCAAAACATATAGCAGACGCAAAGACTCTCCCACCAAAAGCATATGCTGCCCTGTTTAAATACAGGCTTCCCAAATACCAATTTACCGCTATCGATATCAAAACAAGAATGAGAATCTTATGCTTCTCCGATGAATGCTCTTTCGCAAATGGCTTCTCCTTCATACTTTACATCGCCTTCCTCATGCGGGCTTTGGGCATCAGACATAGAATGTTCTTCCAAACTGACAACGGGAGCGAATTCGGCGGATCTGAAGAAAGCAGAAAAAGAAAAATATTGCAGGAAAAATTCCTAGAACCCTTAGGCGTTACTCTCCTCTCCATACCAAAAGGAGAAAAAGAAGCCCAAGGTTTTGTGGAACGAAGTCATCGCACCGATGATGAGGAATTCTACATACCTGCACTACCTCACATAACATCCCGAAAGGTCTTTATGACTTCTGCCGCAAGCTGGGTAAAATATTACAATCAAAAACGATCTCATGGAGGCAGAGATATGAACGGGAAAACTCCAAAGGAAAAAATATTTGAACTCTCACTAGTCAGTTCTAAAGCCGCTACTTCCATACCCCCTATACTCTTGGACAAAGTAAACACCTTTATACTAAAAATGGTGGGAGCTCAAAACATCTCCTGGGACTCCCACCATCTCCTTCAACTAATTAAACGGAAGCAATTTGTGGCCCCTTACATTATTGGGTGTTTTTCATTATTTGGTTTTATATCCAGCTGA